The DNA sequence CCGCGCGTCGGCGAGCATTGGCAGCCAGAGAATGGCGGAGGCAATCATTACTGTCTAGCTTGGCGACCGTCTGGGCAATCGCTGAGGAATCGTTGGGCGGTACAAGTGCCGCGGAGTTGGAGGTACGCGGAAAGATCTCAGGCGTGCCACCGACATTCGTCGCGATGACCACCAAGCCAGATGCGGCAGCTTCCAAGAGAACGCGACCGAGCGGCTCCTGACGGGCGGGATGAACAAGCATCCGACATTCGTTGAGCAATTGCGGTATGTCACAGCGGCTGCCGAGGAAATGGACGCGGCTGGCGAGAATTGGTCGGTTTGCGATCTCGTGCAGCCGGGCGACAAATTCGTGAGATTCCAACTTGTTCGACGTTCGTTCGCCGACGATGAGCCAATGCAATCGGGGCAGCAATTCAGCAACTTGTAGCGCCGCATCAATCGCGATTTCCGCGCCTTTGCGGAGTCCGAGTTGGCCAATCACGGCGATGAACCGGTCATTTGCGGGCAGTGCCAGCTCGTGGTGTAAGTAGCCAGTTGGTGAGCGCGGGCGAAATTCGGTCAGGTCGACGCCGTTGTACAAAACGACACACTTTACCGCGTCCAATCCCTGGGCAACATGGAAATCGCGTGTGGCTTCGGAAACCGCGATGAGTTTCGTGTGCTGATTCAAATCGGCAACTGCTTGTTCCGTAAGCTTCACAATGTCGCGAAGGTGGCCGATGCTGGGAATGCGGTGTTCTCTTGCCACCCGACCCGCGATGCGGGATGTGGAAAGGCTGTTCGCGTGCAGCAGCGCTGGGCCGACCGTGCGGATGATGCCGCCCAGTTTTTCACGGAGGTACTCAAGCGGATAGCGTGATGTGTTTGCGCTCGCGGTTTGCCAATGGGCATGGGTGACGCCGTGCTCGTTTAGCTTTTGCGCGAGAGGGCCATCGGGCGGCGCGGCGACGATTACGTCGAACCCGGCCTGCCGCGTGGCGGGCAGCGTGGCGAGCATCGAGCGTTCACCGCCGAGGACCGTGGGATACTCGCAGACGATGAGCAGCCGGGGCATTTGGGATTTGATCTAACGCGCAAACCAAGGCACCCTCGCCTCGCCACGTCGAGTTCCGAGCAACCCGGCCCTCTCCTCGACGGCGAGGGAGCGATGGCAACTACAAAAGACCGTAGTCTGCGAGCGTTTTCTTCAGGCGGGTCATACCCGATTCGTCGAGTTCGGTCATGGGAAGTCGCAGTTCGCCGGGGTCGCGGCCGAGGAGTTTCATGGCGGCTTTGATGGGGATCGGGTTCGTGGCGAGGCCGAGCATGTCGCGGCAAAGGGGGAACAGCTTATGGTGCCAGCGACGGGCTTCGGCGATGTCGCCGCGGTCCATCGCGCCGGTGAGGGCCAGCATATCTTGCGGAATAATGTTGCCGACCACCGAAATCACACCGCGACCGCCGACCGCCATCAGAGGCAGCGTAAGACTGTCGTCGCCGCTGAGGACCGTGAGGTTGGTGGCGGAAATGATTTGCGAGGCTTGATCAAGCGAGCCCGTCGCTTCTTTAACCAACGTGATATTCTGCAGCTCCGCCAGCCGGATGATCGTTTCCGGCTCAATA is a window from the Pirellulales bacterium genome containing:
- a CDS encoding glycosyltransferase family 4 protein, with the translated sequence MPRLLIVCEYPTVLGGERSMLATLPATRQAGFDVIVAAPPDGPLAQKLNEHGVTHAHWQTASANTSRYPLEYLREKLGGIIRTVGPALLHANSLSTSRIAGRVAREHRIPSIGHLRDIVKLTEQAVADLNQHTKLIAVSEATRDFHVAQGLDAVKCVVLYNGVDLTEFRPRSPTGYLHHELALPANDRFIAVIGQLGLRKGAEIAIDAALQVAELLPRLHWLIVGERTSNKLESHEFVARLHEIANRPILASRVHFLGSRCDIPQLLNECRMLVHPARQEPLGRVLLEAAASGLVVIATNVGGTPEIFPRTSNSAALVPPNDSSAIAQTVAKLDSNDCLRHSLAANARRRAEEAFDIRDAAQRLISIYQSLLP
- a CDS encoding 4-hydroxy-tetrahydrodipicolinate synthase — protein: MATKGEAFAGLSVALVTPFKGGDVDYDTFRSQIEFQIAAGTNCLCPVGTTGESPTLSHEEQDRVIAFVVETVAGRVKVMPGTGSNSTREALRLTRFAEKVGADAALQVAPYYNKPTQQGFYEHFKVLAEETGLPQCIYNIPGRTGKNIEPETIIRLAELQNITLVKEATGSLDQASQIISATNLTVLSGDDSLTLPLMAVGGRGVISVVGNIIPQDMLALTGAMDRGDIAEARRWHHKLFPLCRDMLGLATNPIPIKAAMKLLGRDPGELRLPMTELDESGMTRLKKTLADYGLL